One Fundulus heteroclitus isolate FHET01 chromosome 1, MU-UCD_Fhet_4.1, whole genome shotgun sequence genomic window carries:
- the ddx20 gene encoding probable ATP-dependent RNA helicase DDX20: protein MAASMKRAAHDIETRKRTDDVLLAEGIDFSSLLLSQAVLDGLSSAGFQKPSPIQLKAIPLGRCGLDLIVQAKSGTGKTCVFVTIALDSLVLDNPATQVLVLAPTREIAVQIHSVVMAIGCSMEGLECHVFIGGRPVSQDKAHLKKCHIAVGSPGRIKQLIELGMLSTASVRLFVLDEADKLLEEGSFQDQINWIFSSLPANKQMLALSATYPESLAHHLTRYMNEPTFVRLNPSDMGLKGLKQYYKLVQSHPLPHKVFEEKVQHLLELFSKVPFNQALVFSNLHTRAQHLADILSSKGLPAVCISGGLSQDQRLEAMSKLKQYQCRVLISTDLTSRGIDAEKVNLVINLDVPQDWETYMHRIGRAGRFGTQGMAVTYCCHGEEENKMMAIAQKCGLSLSALPSTLEPALMDEQCDWDVCSEATAPDNISQLISRTVKKKRTKAGAPVSDPIGNKAVDSSGQKRPDKTQTATLTPQVEEEKEREVASIRVESQQRRPPQVPPTRKELQDALPKIPPLTAFKSSRPKFVTFEEAELDFQTFITTGLGRTVEIIREFRGRECGDENESENGHNEYVTLEDEGAVVLNQRCERLQPISDSSHSDPDVGAKSRGSQESTGAEQKAVFIKHVAGTASAVPKGIKPTIYDKKTSSTSGGAPSQPEGNEFLRSRQAKQTTPAQTHREKSQKMKRDSGKLFKTEGEPKRETDEDECMETEEDRSAEAYWKACYEAWSDYYSAMSVFPEHGYQSYYSVAHNWMAAYRMNAVYMQELMKD, encoded by the exons ATGgcggcttccatgaagagagcCGCTCACGACATAGAAACGCGAAAGAGGACCGACGATGTGCTTCTGGCGGAGGGGATTGACTTCAGCTCCCTGCTGTTGTCTCAGGCCGTGCTAGACGGTCTGTCCTCCGCGGGGTTTCAGAAACCGTCCCCGATCCAGCTCAAGGCGATCCCGCTGGGCCGCTGCGGACTCG ATTTGATTGTACAAGCGAAGTCTGGAACAGGGAAGACATGTGTGTTTGTCACCATTGCCCTGGATTCTCTTGTCCTGGACAATCCTGCCACTCAG GTTCTTGTGTTGGCTCCGACACGTGAGATCGCCGTGCAGATCCACTCGGTGGTGATGGCCATCGGCTGCTCCATGGAAGGCCTGGAGTGCCACGTTTTCATCGGGGGCAGGCCTGTGAGCCAAGACAAAGCCCACCTGAAGAAGTGCCACATCGCCGTGGGCTCCCCCG GTCGCATCAAGCAGCTAATCGAGCTAGGCATGTTGTCGACGGCGAGCGTCAGGCTTTTTGTTCTGGATGAGGCGGACAAGCTGCTGGAGGAGGGCAGCTTTCAGGACCAGATAAA CTGGATCTTCTCCTCTCTGCCGGCCAACAAACAAATGCTTGCGCTCTCTGCCAcctacccagaatcccttgccCATCACCTTACCCGCTACATGAATGAACCGACTTTTGTCCGACTCAATCCAAGTGACATGGGCCTGAAAG GTCTAAAGCAGTATTACAAGCTGGTGCAGTCCCATCCGCTACCTCACAAAGTTTTTGAGGAGAAAGTGCAGCACCTGCTCGAGCTGTTCAGTAAAGTCCCTTTTAACCAAGCCTTGGTGTTCTCTAACTTGCACACAAG GGCCCAGCACCTGGCAGACATCCTGTCCTCCAAAGGCTTGCCTGCTGTTTGTATTTCAG GTGGTCTGAGTCAGGACCAGAGGCTTGAGGCGATGTCCAAACTGAAGCAGTATCAGTGCAGGGTGCTCATCTCCACCGACCTG ACTTCCAGGGGTATAGATGCAGAGAAAGTGAACCTGGTGATCAACCTGGATGTGCCACAGGATTGGGAAACCTACATGCACAGAATCGGACGGGCTGGGCGGTTTG GCACTCAGGGGATGGCTGTGACCTACTGCTGccatggagaagaggagaacAAGATGATGGCCATTGCTCAGAAGTGTGGGCTCAGTTTGTCTGCTTTACCAT CCACCTTAGAGCCTGCTTTGATGGATGAGCAATGTGACTGGGACGTGTGCTCCGAGGCCACCGCTCCAGACAATATATCTCAGCTGATTTCCAGAACTGTGAAGAAAAAGCGTACAAAGGCCGGAGCGCCGGTGTCTGATCCCATCGGTAACAAAGCTGTAGACTCCAGCGGTCAGAAGAGGCCAGATAAAACCCAAACAGCAACCCTGACACCACAGGtcgaagaggaaaaagaaagggAGGTGGCTTCCATCAGGGTGGAGAGTCAGCAGCGTCGTCCCCCACAAGTGCCGCCGACTaggaaggagctgcaggacgcCCTGCCAAAGATCCCCCCCCTCACCGCATTCAAGAGCAGCCGGCCGAAGTTTGTCACGTTTGAGGAGGCCGAGCTGGACTTCCAGACCTTCATCACCACAGGTTTGGGCCGGACAGTGGAGATCATCAGAGAGTTCAGAGGGAGGGAATGCGGTGATGAGAATGAGAGCGAGAACGGGCACAACGAGTACGTCACGCTGGAGGACGAGGGCGCTGTAGTTTTGAACCAAAGGTGCGAACGATTGCAACCGATCTCTGATTCCTCCCACTCTGATCCGGACGTTGGTGCCAAATCCCGAGGTTCGCAGGAGTCCACAGGTGCTGAACAAAAGGCGGTTTTCATCAAACATGTGGCTGGAACTGCATCTGCTGTGCCCAAAGGCATTAAACCCACAATATACGACAAGAAAACCAGTTCAACAAGCGGGGGAGCTCCATCTCAGCCTGAGGGCAACGAGTTTCTAAGAAGTAGACAAGCCAAGCAGACCACACCTGCTCAGACTCACAGGGAAAAGTcccaaaaaatgaaaagagataGCGGAAAGTTGTTCAAGACTGAAGGAGAGCCAAAGAGGGAGACTGATGAAGATGAGTGCatggagacggaggaggacAGGAGCGCTGAGGCGTACTGGAAAGCCTGCTACGAAGCCTGGAGCGATTACTACTCTGCTATGTCCGTTTTCCCAGAGCACGGCTACCAGAGCTACTACAGCGTAGCTCACAACTGGATGGCCGCTTACCGCATGAATGCCGTCTACATGCAGGAACTCATGAAAGACTAA
- the parapinopsina gene encoding parapinopsin a: MEHATLSGNSSANSFSRSELLPQWGYTLLALIMGVFSLGGIVLNIVVIAVTAAHRKLRQPLSYALVNLAVCDLGCAVFGGLPTTFNGAMGRFSLGRLGCVFGGFAVSFFGISALCTVAVISVERYIVVCYPMGAVLFQTRHAVAGVVLSWVWSFVWNTPPLFGWGSYDLEGVKISCAPNWYSRDAANMSYIIIYFSLCFAVPFSAIMVSYSKLLWTLHKVTKLQTSESRRTYHVERQVARMVVVMVLAFLVTWLPYAAMALAVIMDPSLYVDPVIATIPVYLAKSSTVYNPIIYIFMNRQFRGCVVPVVLCGWSPWPAEAQISDAATTVASVHKNNKVVEEPPS; this comes from the exons ATGGAGCACGCTACCCTCAGTGGAAACAGCTCAGCTAATAGTTTTAGCCGCTCAGAGCTCCTGCCTCAATGGGGATACACACTACTGGCCCTTATCATGGGTGTTTTCTCTTTAGGGGGGATTGTCCTCAACATCGTTGTGATTGCGGTGACAGCAGCTCACAGAAAGCTGAGGCAGCCGCTGAGCTATGCCCTGGTTAACCTTGCTGTATGTGACCTGGGCTGTGCTGTGTTTGGAGGCCTGCCCACCACGTTCAACGGCGCCATGGGACGCTTCAGCCTGGGACGTTTGGGCTGCGTGTTTGGAGGCTTTGCTGTTTCCTTTTTTG GTATATCTGCTCTCTGTACAGTGGCTGTCATTTCTGTTGAGCGGTACATTGTGGTGTGTTATCCCATGGGGGCTGTTCTTTTCCAGACCAG GCATGCAGTCGCAGGTGTGGTCCTCTCCTGGGTGTGGTCATTTGTGTGGAACACCCCGCCTTTGTTTGGGTGGGGAAGTTATGACCTAGAAGGGGTTAAAATTTCCTGCGCACCAAACTGGTACAGCCGTGATGCTGCTAACATGTCCTATATCATCATCTACTTCTCTTTATGTTTTGCGGTGCCTTTTTCAGCCATCATGGTGTCCTACTCCAAACTCTTATGGACCCTTCATAAG GTCACTAAGCTGCAAACGTCTGAGAGTAGACGCACTTATCATGTGGAGAGGCAGGTTGCCCGCATGGTTGTGGTGATGGTTCTGGCCTTCTTGGTCACTTGGCTGCCTTATGCAGCAATGGCCCTGGCTGTCATCATGGACCCTAGTCTTTATGTAGACCCCGTCATTGCCACCATACCCGTTTATTTAGCCAAAAGCAGCACTGTCTACAACCCCATCATATACATCTTCATGAACAGACAG TTTCGGGGCTGCGTTGTTCCTGTAGTTctgtgtggatggagcccgTGGCCCGCCGAAGCCCAAATatctgatgctgccaccactgtagCGTCagtacacaaaaacaacaaagttgtAGAGGAGCCACCTTCGTAA